A portion of the Choristoneura fumiferana chromosome 20, NRCan_CFum_1, whole genome shotgun sequence genome contains these proteins:
- the LOC141439429 gene encoding clotting factor C-like, whose amino-acid sequence MWHILDFCVKPNAAEYHVSEIKIPFRYLGDAGHHQEDIALVFMSTPVVYHTYIRPVCIDFDDDFDRNQLQDTNSGKVSGWGLTAADGPASSLLLTTDLPYVNGTKCMDELPPGFKPYLTSDKFCAGTKNGTTVCQGDSGGGLVFPSVERGIRRYYLRGVVSTAPRSEHACNVNTYATFTHIQFHATFIRDYGLGVVSGPAENGTREYTPPDRARRVAPDGCPYLAPGRTTEPTGIKSWDSKYS is encoded by the exons ATGTGGCACATACTGGATTTTTGtgtaaaaccgaatgcagcagaataTCAC GTCAGTGAAATTAAGATTCCGTTTCGCTATCTGGGTGACGCAGGACACCACCAGGAGGACATCGCGCTGGTCTTCATGTCGACTCCGGTGGTCTACCACACGTACATCAGGCCCGTCTGCATCGACTTCGATGACGATTTCGACCGGAATCAGCTCCAAGACACGAATTCCGGGAAG GTTTCGGGCTGGGGACTGACGGCAGCAGACGGCCCTGCTTCCTCGCTGCTGCTGACTACTGACCTCCCTTACGTAAATGGGACCAAGTGCATGGACGAGTTGCCTCCTGGATTCAAGCCATACCTGACCAGCGACAAATTCTGCGCTGGCACTAAGAACG GTACAACTGTGTGTCAGGGCGACAGTGGCGGGGGGCTGGTATTCCCCAGCGTGGAGCGAGGCATCAGGCGCTACTACCTGCGCGGCGTGGTGTCTACGGCGCCGAGAAGTGAACACGCTTGCAACGTCAACACTTACGCCACCTTCACACATATCCAGTTCCACGCCACATTCATTAGAG ATTATGGCTTGGGCGTTGTCAGTGGTCCTGCAGA AAATGGAACGAGGGAGTACACACCCCCTGATCGTGCTCGTCGTGTCGCACCAGATGGTTGTCCGTACTTGGCACCCGGTCGTACTACAGAACCTACCGGCATTAAATCCTGGGATAGTAAGTATTCTTAG
- the LOC141438930 gene encoding uncharacterized protein, producing MVTITATCVAGEQAKRKEEGKVITKRVKRESALLIDSFPSSTYKTKPDIIYQKVSKTKYRKPSYGAPKTRYGPPKPKYGPPKAKYGPPKPKYRPPKPNYGPPQQNSYSNRKPVKKYRRKPIKATKYNKKKLPISKYGQVKKPYGAAKMPKKPVRPYEETFYAPEPFKEPAGFGEPPKDLGKKYVQPPQQNYAEPPVDSYGIPLKAVNFPTTEQFKSDSYDNIGQQYQSYQSYQQDLNVDNINSYTKNFPIYAKPDPEFEEYRPKYQAVKLDSYSDVYKNTFFNSDLGKQKSKYHFPHSIHKNKPWKSRAKPGTGNDHIVVGGQYAEPPGRLVRQSLPSGPIYDEHDSTYADSEVASSATISPYVNYKHSNMAFSPQNLNDAFSLRK from the exons ATG GTCACTATCACAGCAACTTGCGTGGCAGGAGAGCAAGCAAAACGAAAAGAGGAAGGAAAAGTAATTACAAAACGGGTTAAGAGAGAATCTGCCTTACTCATAGATAGTTTTCCCTCTTCCACCTATAAAACTAAACCAGATATCATCTACCAAAAGGTTTCAaagacaaaataccgaaagccATCGTACGGAGCTCCGAAGACGAGGTACGGACCTCCAAAACCAAAGTATGGACCCCCAAAAGCAAAGTATGGACCTCCAAAACCAAAGTATAGACCTCCAAAACCAAACTATGGACCTCCACAACAGAACTCTTATAGTAACCGAAAACCTGTTAAGAAATACAGAAGAAAACCAATCAAAGCCACCAAATACAACAAGAAGAAACTCCCCATTTCCAAATACGGACAAGTAAAAAAGCCGTACGGTGCAGCAAAGATGCCCAAAAAACCCGTGCGTCCTTACGAAGAGACTTTCTATGCACCCGAACCATTTAAGGAACCTGCAGGTTTCGGTGAACCTCCTAAAGATCTTGGGAAAAAATATGTTCAGCCACCGCAGCAAAACTACGCCGAACCGCCTGTAGACTCGTACGGAATACCTTTAAAGGCTGTCAACTTCCCTACGACAGAACAATTCAAAAGCGACAGCTATGATAACATAGGCCAGCagtaccaatcctaccaaagcTATCAACAAGACCTCAACGTAGACAACATAAACTCATACACCAAAAACTTTCCAATTTACGCTAAACCTGACCCAGAATTTGAAGAGTACCGGCCAAAATACCAAGCTGTTAAGTTAGATTCATACTCAGACGTGTATAAAAACACCTTCTTTAACTCGGACCTAGGCAAACAAAAATCGAAGTATCATTTCCCACACAGTATTCATAAGAATAAACCGTGGAAATCTCGCGCCAAACCTGGGACTGGTAATGACCATATCGTGGTCGGTGGGCAATATGCTGAGCCACCAGGCAGGCTGGTCCGACAATCCCTGCCAAGTGGCCCAATTTACGATGAGCACGACAGCACTTACGCCGACTCTGAAGTAGCTTCCTCAGCTACTATATCACCTTACGTCAACTACAAACACAGCAATATGGCTTTTAGTCCGCAGAATCTGAACGACGCTTTTAgcttaagaaaataa